A stretch of DNA from Catenulispora acidiphila DSM 44928:
CAGACCGACATCTTCAAGGAGTACATCGCGCAGAAGGAGTGGCTGTTCGACCCCGAGCCGCACCTGCGCCTGATCGGCGACCTGATGGAGTTCACCGCCGAGAAGGTCCCGGCGTACAAGCCGCTGTCGGTCTCCGGCTACCACATCCGCGAGGCCGGTGCGACGGCGGCGCAGGAGCTGGCGTTCACCCTCGCCGACGGCTTCGGCTACGTCGAGCTGGGCCTGTCGCGCGGCATGGACGTCGACGTCTTCGCCCCCGGGCTGTCGTTCTTCTTCGACGCGCACGTGGAGTTCTTCGAGGAGATCGCGAAGTTCCGCGCCGCCCGCCGCATCTGGGCCCGCTGGATGCGCGACGTCTACGGCGCCAAGACTGAGAAGGCGCAGTGGCTGCGCTTCCACACCCAGACCGCCGGCGTCTCGCTGACCGCGCAGCAGCCGGACAACAACGTGGTCCGCACCGCGATCGAGGCGCTGGCCGGCGTCCTGGGCGGCACCAACTCGCTGCACACCAACGCCCTGGACGAGGTGCTGGCGCTGCCGAGCGCGAAGTCCGCGGAGATCGCGCTGCGCACGCAGCAGGTGATCATGGAGGAGACCGGCGTGGCGAACGTCGCCGACCCCCTCGGCGGCAGCTGGTACGTCGAGGCGCTGACCGACCGTATCGAGGCCGAGGCCGAGGCGATCTTCCAGCGCATCAAGGACCTGGCGCCCAACGGCGCGCAGCACCCGGTCGGCCCGATGACCGCCGGTCTGCTGCGCGGCATCGAAGACGGCTGGTTCACCTCCGAGATCGCCGAGGCGTCCTTCGCCTACCAGCGCGCGGTCGAGAAGGGCGACAAGCGCGTCGTCGGCGTCAACGTGCACACCGACTCGATCGAGGAGCCGCTGGAGATCCTGCGGATCTCGCACGAGGTGGAGCGCGAGCAGGTGCGCGTCCTCGGCGCGCGCAAGGCCGAGCGCGACGGCGCCGCGGTCGAGACCGCGCTGGCGGCGATGCTCGACGCGGCACGCTCCGGCGCGAACATGGTGCCGGCGATGCTGGACGCGGTGCGTGCCGAGGCGACGCTCGGTGAGATCTGCGACGCGCTGCGCGCGGAGTGGGGCGTCTACCGGGAGCCGGCGCGCATCTGACGCTCGCCGAGTGCTGAACCCACGACCGGCCGGATCCCTTGCGGGTCCGGCCGGTTCGCTGTTCTAGATCCCGCCGCTCAGCCGCAGCTGAGCCAGCCCGGCCAGCACCACCGACACGAACCGCGTCAGATAGTCCTCGTCGACCGGCTGTCCCTTGATCAGGATCCGGTGGACCAGCGTGCCGCAGATCATGTCGAAGATCAGGTCGATGTCCGTCTCGCCCTCGACCTCGCCGCGGCGGCAGGCGCGCTCCCAGGCCTCGTACACCAGGTGCCGCTGCGGGTCGATCACCTTGCCGATCACCTTCGCGCGCAGCGAGGGGTCGCGGTCGGCCTCGGCGGACAGCGCCAGCAGCGCTGCCTGAGTCTCCGGCAGTTGCAGGAGTTCCACGTATTGACCGACGGTCGCCAACGCGTCTTGCAGCATCGAGCCGCGGTCGAGGACTTCCAGGTGTGAGAACAGTTCCGCCATGGCGTCCACCACCAAGTCGGCCTTGCCCGGCCAGCGGCGGTAGAGCGTGGTCTTGGCGACGCCGGCACGCGAGGCGACCTCGGCGATGGTCAGGTCGGGCCAGCCGCGTTCGGCGAGTAGGGCGCGGGTGGCGGCGAGGATGGCGGTGTCGGCGCCGGCGTTGCGGGGGCGGCCTCGGGTGCGGGCGGCGGTCGGCGTCGGCGAACTACGCGGGGTGTCCTCGGATCCGGACGCCATGGCTGCCCGCCTCCTCTTCCGTCGGTTCGTCGTCGGATGCCCGGTGCGCCGGCGCGTATTCGCTTCCCGCGAGGCTTCGCAGGTCGGCGCGGTGCGCCCGGTACGACCGCCCGCGCCGGACTGTTCACCCGATCTTCACGGGGCGCCGTTCCGTCGGGCGTCGCTTTGCGATACGCTTCGACTCGTATCTTTAATGATCAGTCTTGCTTCCACGAGCGGGACACGCAAGAGCGCCGCTGCCTTCGGGTGGGGACCCGGAGGCAGTTGGCGTGAGGTTAGTCGGAAAGGGGAGGATGGCGCCATGAGACAGCGACCTCAGATCCCCGGGATGGCTGCCGGCGGTGGCCCCGGCCTGCCCGCCTCCGCCCTGCGCGGGGTGGTGGACCTCGGGGCCCTCGCCGCCAAGCCGCAGGCGGCACCGGCCGCGACGGCCCAGGGACCCGGCGCCGGCACCGGCGGCGAGGGCTCCGGACCGGCCGGCGGCGGTACCGACGCCATCGCCTCGCCCTTGGTCTTCGACACTTCCGACGCCACGTTCGACACCGATGTCATCGAGCGGTCGCTGACCGTCCCGGTGGTCATCGACTTCTGGGCCGAGTGGTGCGGCCCGTGCAAGCAGCTCTCGCCGCTGCTGGAGCGCCTGACCGTCGAGTACGGCGGCCGCTTCGTGCTGGCGAAGCTGGACGTGGACGCGAACCCGGCGCTGGCGCAGGAGTTCGGCATCCAGTCCATCCCGATGGTCATGGCGGTGGTCGGCGGCCGGCTGGTCCCGCTGTTCCCGGGCGCGGTCCCGGAGGCGCAGGTCCGCCGCTACCTGGAGGAGCTGCTGCGGCTGGCCGCGGAGAACGGCGTCACCGGCACCGCCGACGGCCAGGCGCCCGAGGAACTGCCCGAGCCGCCGATGGACCCGGCGCTGGCCGCGGCCTACACCGCGCTGGAGGAGAACGACCTCGACGGCGCCGCGCAGGCCTTCCGCAACGTGCTGAACGCCAACCCCGGCGACACCGAGGCGAAACTGGCGCTGGCCCAGGTCGAGCTGATGCTGAACACCCGCGACCTGGACGTCGACCAGGTGCGGGCCGACGCCGAGGCCAAGCCCGACGACGCCGCGGCCCAGATCGCCGCCGCGGAGCTGGACCTGTCCACCGGCCGCGTGGACGAGGCGATCGACCGGCTGGTGGGCTTCGTGGCCCGCAGCGCCGGCGCCGACCGGGATGCCGCACGGGTGAAGTTGCTCGACTTCTTCGAGCTGTTGGGCCCGGAGGACCCGCGCACCGCGACGGGCCGCCAGAAGCTGACCAGGGTCTTGTTCTGAGGTGAGTTGAGCCCGGCTCGCCAGGGCTCGCCGCGACCGCCGCGAGGCCGGTCCGCCGGGCCTGCGAAAACGCCCCCGCGCCTGATCAAGACCGGCGTGGGGGCTATGATTTTACCTTTTCTTTGCCAAGTGTCACACCGGCTTGACGGCTCGTCAGACTTCGGACGAGACCGGGGTCACGGCCGGGCAGTATGTCCGGATCGTCCCTAGTTATCAACTACACAGAGTGTCTAATTGGCCGTCAGTTCTCGTTTATGAGTCTGCTGAGGCCCTCCGGCGGGCACCGAGGGTCACCCGATCGTGTTACCGGTCGGTAACGAACCCCTTGTGCGCCGGGCGCGAGTAGACCACGATCACATCCGCTCGGTCTGTTAATCCGACGATCCCCGAAACGATCGCGCGGCGGCAGGTCCCCACCGGGTCGGCAGAGCTTCTCGTCGCTGCCGTTTCGCCGAGGAGCCCCCACGGGCCCTCCTCGGCCCGCATGCCGCGGTCCGGCGCGCGCTGGACCCGTCCCATCCGCTCGTGGAGGAGTAACGCATGAAGGACGCATTGGGCTCCCAGGTGCTGGGCGGCACCAAGTGGAAGCGCTTCGCCCTGGTGATGGTCCCCACCGTCGGCATCGCCGGCGCGATGACCGTCGCGATGGCCAACGGTGTGCTGGCGAGCTCCTTCGCCGTGTCCGGCCAGCAGTTCAAGGTCTCCGCCGACCAGCTCGACGGCCAGACCTTCGTGCAGTCCGGCGACGTGATCGTGGACGCCAACGGCGTGCCGCACGCGGTCGCCGTGGCCGGCATCAAGAGCGCCACCATCAGCAACATGTGCCAGTCGGTGAACGTCCCGGTGCTGGGCCTGGGCAACCTGACCATCGTGCTGAAGGCCGGCGGCGGCGGTACCCCGGTGGCCGCCACGAGCCTGGTCCTGGACACCAACCAAGTGGACGCCGACGCCACGTTCACCGGCGTGACCATCGGCGCCAGCGCCGGCGACATCGCCAGCAAGGCCGGCATCCAGGGCTTCGAGAAGCACACCGGCAACAAGGACGGTTCGACCACGCCGTTCGGCGCCGGCGACTTCGGGCAGGTCGTGGACCACGCCGTGCTGACCGGTGTGCGGCAGACGGCCTACTCCACCACCGCCGGCACCATGGCGCTCAAGGGCCTGTCCATCTCGGCGAACCTGAACGGCAAGGAATGCTTCTAGGCCCTTGAGGTCCTGAAGCGTTCTGAGACAGCCTGGGGGGTGGGCGCGAGTAGGGCGCGCCCACCCCACCCATCAGCACATGTCGGGAGTTACCGTGAGCACCTTGGACGTCGAGTTCTCCGGGGGCCAAGAGCACGCCGTGGTCAGAGGGTGGCGCACGTTCAAGGTGTGGCGCCGCTCCCGTCCGTTCTGGGCCGGGCTGTGGACCCTGCTGGCCGCCTTCGAGCTGTGGAGCATCCCGTTCCTGCAGCCGCTGCTGGTCCAGCACAAGCTGAACATCAAGATGGCCGGCATCGCCGGCGTGTCCACGATGGCGATCACCCCGGCGCTGATCATGATGGCCGCCGCGATGTGGTTCGCCCCGGGATACCGGGTCTTCGCCGGGGTCTTCACCCTGGTCTGCGCGCTGCTGTCGATGGTCGTGTCGAACTTCGGCGGCTTCCTGCTCGGGATGCTGCTCGGCGTGTTCGGCGGCGGGCTGGCGTTCTCCTGGTCGCCCCGGCTGACCGAGGAGCAGATCAACGCCCAGGCCAGAGCCGAACAGGCCTACCGCGCCGCGCTGTCCGGCGACATGCCGCCCTCGGCGCGCGCGCCGCTGGGCGCCGGCGCCCCGGCCGCCGTCGGGGACGAGGACCTGAGCGCCCCCTACCAGGAGGACCTCAGCGCCCCCTACCAGTTCCAAGCCGAGCCGCAGGAGCCGGCCGCCGGACCCATCCCGGGCGTCGCGGGCTACCAGGGCACCAGAGGCGAGATGACCTCTGCCCTGCCGCAGGGCGACCCCACACCCGCCGAAACTGTTCCGGCCACGCAGTCCAGGGACGTCGTCCCGCCGCTGCCTCGCGCCGAGGACACTCCTCTGGGGGCTTGACGTCTTGAGTGCCACTGGCAGCAACGGAAACGACAACACCGCCGGATCGGATCCGGGGGAGCCGCAGGCTCATCGGGCCGGCGGTGCGCCGCAGTCCGGCGGCCGCGAGCGCGCGGGCATCAGCGGCGGCTTCGCCGACCTCGCCGCGCTGCGCGAGGCGATCCTGCGCGCCGAGCGTGCCGGGCGCACGACGCCCGCCGGTGCCGCGGGGGTGCCGGCCGGGCCGGAGGCGCTGCTGGAGGCTGTACGGCGGGTCGCGGGCAGTGGCTCGACGGGCCTGGGCCCGATGAGTCCCATGAGCCCTCTGAGTCCTCTGAGTTCGGTTCCCGCCGGCGCGTTCGCGCTCGACGCCGGACCGGAACCGGAATCCGACGGCGACTCCGACGTCCCGCTCCGCTCGCGCGGCGGCGGCGTGAACACGCCGCGCGCGGTCGTCCCGACCCCGCTGCTGGCCGCCCAGGCCGCGCGCCTGGTCGACGCCGCGCACACCAAGCGGGCCCGCATGGTGAGCGCCATCGGCCTGCCGGCCGTCTTCCTGGCCGCCACCGGCGTCGCGGTGATGCCGACGGTCGCGAACGCGGCCAGCTCCTCCTCGCCGGCGAACGCCGCGTCCACGTCCTGCGCGGCGGGCTCGGCGGCGGTGGCGAACCCGGCTGCCAAGGCCGCGCCGAAGTCGGCACCGAGCACGAAGCCGACCACCGCGCCCAGCTCCGCCCCGAGCAAGAGCGGCTCGGCGCCGACCCCCGGCGCTCCGAAGCCCTCCTCCAGCTCGACCACCTCCCAGCCGGCGCCCACCAGCGCCCCGTCGGGCATCGCCACCCCGGCCAAGCCCACGCCGACCAGCGTCCCGTCGAGCACGACCGCCCCGCCGACCAGCGCCAAGACCACGGCGCCCCCGGCACCGGCCAGCACCCCGAGCCCCAGCTCGTCCCCGACTTGGTGGAACCCCCTGGGCTGGCTGGGCACGACGGTGAACCAGGTGTTCAACCCGGCGCCGTCCTCCAGCAGCTCCACGGTGAACAAGCTCAACGCCGCCCCGGCTGCCGACCCGACCTCGACCGCGCCGTCGACCCCGACGCCGACCCTGTCCGGGACCTCCGCGCCCAGCTCGAAGCCGAGTTCGGCACCGAGCTCAGCGCCGAGCAGCAAGCCGAGCTCCGCCCCGAGCAGCAAGCCGAGCTCGCTGCCGAGCACGCCGCAGCCGACGTCGAGCGGGTCGTCGAAGCCCTCGGCGCCGACCTCGAGCGCGAGCACCCCCTCCAGTGCCATCACGACTGTCACCGTCGGCGGCAAGGCGATCGCGGTGCCCCCGCCGAGCAGCGAGGTGTGTGTCGCGGCCGCGGCCCCGAGCGCCTTGCGCGAGATCGAGTGGCACCTGGATGCCTCCTCGCTCACGCTGACCAACCAGAAGTTCCTGGGCTTCCAGGACATCAAGACCGGCGACGGCAAGACGGTGACCGTCATGGCCATCCACGCCGACCGCGTCGATCTGACCGACATGGTGACCTACAACGAGGACGGCCACACCAAGATCTACTCCGACGGCGGCAAGGGCAAGAACGTCAGCCTGACCAACGTCACGCTGCACGTCCTGAAGCAGCACGGGGTCATCGAGCCGCTGCTGGGCATCCCGCTCGGCGAGGTCACCCTGGGCCCGCCCGGCGAGGCCGGGACGGACCTGCTGAGCCAGACGATCATGGCGCTGCTGCAGCTGAACCTGCCGCTGCCGCCGACCACCTTCACCGGTGTGAGCGTCGACCAGTACACCCTCACCTCCGACACGCTCAACGTTCCGGGCTTCAACGTCGGACTGAACGCCCCGTCCTAGTCACCAGGACAGATCATCGCGCCCGTGCCCGCCCTCCCGGCGGGTGCGGGCGTCTGCTTTGATGAGAACTCCCAGCAAGAAGTCCGCAACCCGGACTCACGAGAAAGGGCCGCCGCCGAGATGGGCGAGTTCGTACGCGTGGAGACTGACGGAGCGGTGGGCGTTATCCGCCTGGACCGCCCGAAGATGAACGCGCTGAACGTGCAGGTGCAGCGGGAGCTGCACGAGGCGGCCGGGCAGGTCGGCGCCGACGAGGCGATCCGTGCCGTGGTCATCTGGGGCGGCGAGCGGGTTTTCGCCGCCGGTGCCGACATCAAGGAGATGGAGCAGATGTCCTACGCGGACATGGCGCACCACTCCGGGCGGCTCCAGGACGCCTTCAAGGCGCTGGCGAACATCCCCAAGCCGGTCATCGCCGCCATCACCGGCTACGCCCTGGGCGGCGGCTGCGAGCTGGCGCTGACCGCCGACTTCCGGGTCGCGGCCGAGGACGCCAAGCTGGGCCAGCCGGAGATCCTGCTCGGCCTGATCCCCGGCGCCGGCGGGACACAGCGGCTGCCGCGGCTGATCGGTCCGGCGCGGGCCAAGGACCTGATCTTCTCCGGACGGCAGGTGGACGCCGCCGAGGCGCTGGCCATCGGGCTGGTGGACCGCGTGGTGCCGGCCGCCGAGGTGTACAAGACCGCTCTGGAGTGGGCCGGCACTTTCGCGGGCGGTCCGGCGTTGGCTCTGAAGGCGGCCAAGGAGGCCGTGAACCGCGGGCTGGAGGTGGATGTGGACACTGGTCTGGAGATCGAGCGGCTGCAGTTCACCGGGACGTTCGCGACCGAGGACCGGACCGAGGGCATGCGCGCCTTCGTCGCCAAGGAGAAGGCCAGCTTCACCGGGCGCTGAGGCGCCCGCGCAGGACCCCGGGACCCGCCGAGGGGCCGCCGGGGAACCCGATGAGGCCAAGGGAGGCGTCACGGCCATGGAACAGCTCCCACAGGCAGCCCGGGACCGGATGGACGAGATCCGGAACTCCGGCACCTGGGGCTCGGCCCTGACCACCAACGAGTTCGCCGCCGTGCGCGCGGCCGGCTTCGAGCCGGTCGGCCAGGTGCTGGGCTCGTGCGTGTACCACCTGGGCTACACCGGCGCCTACAACTGCCCCGGGGCGTGGATGGGCGGCGCCGGCTACACCTCGACCTCCACCGGCCGCTACTCGGCGTACGGGCCGCTGACGCAGTCCCTGTACGAGGCCCGGCGGCTGGCCGTGGACCGGATGAGCACCGAGTGCACGATGCTCGGCGGGGACGGCGTGGTCGGCGTGCGCCTGGCGATCCGGCGGTTCCCGGCCGGCGGCCTGGAGTTCACCGCGATCGGCACCGCGGTGCGCGCCGCGAACAGCGCGGTGAAGCTGCGACAGCCGTTCACCTCCCACGTCACCGGCCAGGAGTTCGCCAAGCTGATGATGAACGGCTGGGTCCCGGTCTCGCTGGTGCTCGGCATCGCCATCGGCACCCGGCACGACGACTGGTGGACCCGGATGTCCTCGCGGCGCTGGGCCGGCAACCAGGAGGTCGCCGGCTACAC
This window harbors:
- a CDS encoding acyl-CoA mutase large subunit family protein, with protein sequence MDSEQISAGRERWQARYDAARKRDADFTTISGSGVEPVYGPPEGSEVPDFERIGWPGEFPYTRGIHPTGYRGKPWTIRQFAGFGNAEQTNERYRMILDAGGGGLSVAFDMPTLMGYDSDSGRALGEVGHCGVAIDSAADMEVLFRGIPLGEVTTSMTISGPAVPVFCMYLVAAERQGVDISRLNGTLQTDIFKEYIAQKEWLFDPEPHLRLIGDLMEFTAEKVPAYKPLSVSGYHIREAGATAAQELAFTLADGFGYVELGLSRGMDVDVFAPGLSFFFDAHVEFFEEIAKFRAARRIWARWMRDVYGAKTEKAQWLRFHTQTAGVSLTAQQPDNNVVRTAIEALAGVLGGTNSLHTNALDEVLALPSAKSAEIALRTQQVIMEETGVANVADPLGGSWYVEALTDRIEAEAEAIFQRIKDLAPNGAQHPVGPMTAGLLRGIEDGWFTSEIAEASFAYQRAVEKGDKRVVGVNVHTDSIEEPLEILRISHEVEREQVRVLGARKAERDGAAVETALAAMLDAARSGANMVPAMLDAVRAEATLGEICDALRAEWGVYREPARI
- a CDS encoding TetR/AcrR family transcriptional regulator, giving the protein MASGSEDTPRSSPTPTAARTRGRPRNAGADTAILAATRALLAERGWPDLTIAEVASRAGVAKTTLYRRWPGKADLVVDAMAELFSHLEVLDRGSMLQDALATVGQYVELLQLPETQAALLALSAEADRDPSLRAKVIGKVIDPQRHLVYEAWERACRRGEVEGETDIDLIFDMICGTLVHRILIKGQPVDEDYLTRFVSVVLAGLAQLRLSGGI
- a CDS encoding tetratricopeptide repeat protein — its product is MRQRPQIPGMAAGGGPGLPASALRGVVDLGALAAKPQAAPAATAQGPGAGTGGEGSGPAGGGTDAIASPLVFDTSDATFDTDVIERSLTVPVVIDFWAEWCGPCKQLSPLLERLTVEYGGRFVLAKLDVDANPALAQEFGIQSIPMVMAVVGGRLVPLFPGAVPEAQVRRYLEELLRLAAENGVTGTADGQAPEELPEPPMDPALAAAYTALEENDLDGAAQAFRNVLNANPGDTEAKLALAQVELMLNTRDLDVDQVRADAEAKPDDAAAQIAAAELDLSTGRVDEAIDRLVGFVARSAGADRDAARVKLLDFFELLGPEDPRTATGRQKLTRVLF
- a CDS encoding DUF6230 family protein; this encodes MKDALGSQVLGGTKWKRFALVMVPTVGIAGAMTVAMANGVLASSFAVSGQQFKVSADQLDGQTFVQSGDVIVDANGVPHAVAVAGIKSATISNMCQSVNVPVLGLGNLTIVLKAGGGGTPVAATSLVLDTNQVDADATFTGVTIGASAGDIASKAGIQGFEKHTGNKDGSTTPFGAGDFGQVVDHAVLTGVRQTAYSTTAGTMALKGLSISANLNGKECF
- a CDS encoding DUF6114 domain-containing protein encodes the protein MSTLDVEFSGGQEHAVVRGWRTFKVWRRSRPFWAGLWTLLAAFELWSIPFLQPLLVQHKLNIKMAGIAGVSTMAITPALIMMAAAMWFAPGYRVFAGVFTLVCALLSMVVSNFGGFLLGMLLGVFGGGLAFSWSPRLTEEQINAQARAEQAYRAALSGDMPPSARAPLGAGAPAAVGDEDLSAPYQEDLSAPYQFQAEPQEPAAGPIPGVAGYQGTRGEMTSALPQGDPTPAETVPATQSRDVVPPLPRAEDTPLGA
- a CDS encoding enoyl-CoA hydratase/isomerase family protein, whose protein sequence is MGEFVRVETDGAVGVIRLDRPKMNALNVQVQRELHEAAGQVGADEAIRAVVIWGGERVFAAGADIKEMEQMSYADMAHHSGRLQDAFKALANIPKPVIAAITGYALGGGCELALTADFRVAAEDAKLGQPEILLGLIPGAGGTQRLPRLIGPARAKDLIFSGRQVDAAEALAIGLVDRVVPAAEVYKTALEWAGTFAGGPALALKAAKEAVNRGLEVDVDTGLEIERLQFTGTFATEDRTEGMRAFVAKEKASFTGR
- a CDS encoding heavy metal-binding domain-containing protein codes for the protein MEQLPQAARDRMDEIRNSGTWGSALTTNEFAAVRAAGFEPVGQVLGSCVYHLGYTGAYNCPGAWMGGAGYTSTSTGRYSAYGPLTQSLYEARRLAVDRMSTECTMLGGDGVVGVRLAIRRFPAGGLEFTAIGTAVRAANSAVKLRQPFTSHVTGQEFAKLMMNGWVPVSLVLGIAIGTRHDDWWTRMSSRRWAGNQEVAGYTDLVNQTRHASRAELARNVRGVHADGVVVSSIELEIRERECPVTDGQRDHICEATAIGTAIAAFKTSGQPARTGSLAIMSLDPERRAAARRETSVRYL